Below is a window of Phyllopteryx taeniolatus isolate TA_2022b chromosome 16, UOR_Ptae_1.2, whole genome shotgun sequence DNA.
GATTGCTGCGTAGTGTCAGTGTATTTTTTCGAGTACTGAACAGATGTATGGTGTTGGCACCGGTTGGTATCCCCAAATACACTGTAACTTAAAACACGTTTTTTTACTGTTTGGTCTAGTCCTCACCTGTTTGTGGATCTCAGATCTGGACACTTGCTGCAGGTTCTCCAAGTGCGAGTGGAACAGGTTGCTGCGGATGAGAGAGACGCCCAGCACAGACTCGATGATGTAGCCCACGGTGCAGTCGTCAGGCAGGCGGATCTTCTCCGCCGTGTTCATGAAATGGCCGCCGCTGGAGTGACACCACACGAAGGTaagaatgctttttttaaaaaaaaaaaaaaaaaaaggcgcttTTGCTGGCGACGTAGAAGTGCAACGAGGATTAAATAAAATCCACCAAGATTCGAACTctaaacctcagaactgtgaggtagacaggctaaccactagttcaccATGCTGCCGTTGTAAATATAGACAGTATTCATCTTACCTGGCCCACGGGCTCATCTTGAGTGCCAGACCACGACTCACACAGAAGCCTGCCCCTCCAGTGGCAAACCAGAAGTTGACTGGTTTCTGTAAAGAGATGACAGAGAAATGTCTTGTTATTCCATAGCGTGGGATTAAAAACTCgacaattttaaaaaggagtCGTCGACGCACCATCTTATTGTCGCCCAGCCTCTCGGTGGCCTCTATGGGCCGGTCCAGGCTGGGTTTCCCGATGTACACGTCCTGGGTGTGCTGGTACTGCGAGAGCTGCTTGAGCAGAGCGCGAACGTTCACGTAGTTGTCGTCGTCCACGTGACAGAACCACCTGAGTGTCAAATGCATCGTGAGACCCCTGACTGAGCATGTGCGTGCGTCTCTCTGTGTCAGACACTCACTTCTTGCCCAACTCGATGAACTTGTCGTACTCCACGGCCATCTTGCATGACAGGGCCTGTCGGCTGTGAGCGGCCGAACAGTTCGTGTTGATGGCGTGACTCCCTGCGGCCACACATGTACAAAAGAGTTATGTCACGAGGccaccttttttccccccccttgtGTACCACAATGCGTATCTTTGTGGggaggtaagaaaaaaaaaaatactcacagaaTAACTCACCGATTTTCCTTTTGAGCTCCTCGTCCTCGCCGTCTGTGAAGATGTACGTCTGCGGACAAACAAAGGGAATTTTGTTAGCGTTAGAGTCAATGATTCGACAAATTCaaaggccacaacattaggtacatttgCACAGTATAATgtgaccaatttaaaaaaattgctatttaaaagaaactatgctctgttttgattcatgctaatttaacaatgtttgttattgtggttgtagttctCACCTCCGCTTACTAAAAGATACATTTAGTTAACTAGCCAGTTAAATGTAGCCCCAGCTAGTTAAGATAGCCAAGTTAACCCTGGTGAATTTCCCCTGAAGGGATTATAATTtgtataattaataaaataaaaattaacctCAGATATCAAGCAACAGCTAGCTGGATagagataactttttttttaagaaaataaattaagttaACTAGCTAGAATAACAAGATATATAGGTAGTTAGCTCCATTTATTTCTGCTACCACTAGCAACAGCTAGTGGGATAGATGGacacctgttgttgttgttattgttgttttaaagaaaatatatgaCGTTAACTAGCCAGGCTAACACGTTACAAAGCTAGACCTCAGCGAGCATTATCAAAAGCTAGCGTGATTGTTTACATAATGTTTTGAACAACAAACTTTATGAAGTCACCTACCTAGTAAAAAGTTTTATTTCGCTAACAAGATGCATAGCTAGATAGCGAAATGTATGTCAGCTTCCTGTAATTACATCAAATAAATTAACTATTGTCTATTAGCTAGATAGCATTAGCATTTGCTCATAGGTAGATCAATATCCATGTGGGTCTTTTGTAATCTTTTATATCTTTGTAAACGTGATGCAGCTCTAG
It encodes the following:
- the lfng gene encoding beta-1,3-N-acetylglucosaminyltransferase lunatic fringe isoform X1, producing MLKNNAKKTAVSAGTAAALCLLMLVVAVRHHGARVAAESTGREETRSLPGDEDEAPAVEGAGHKGFSAYFGKLSRGRREAEKPAARSSGSAGDLATSPAEDIGPDDLFIAVKTTKKFHQPRLNLLLDTWISRSMQQTYIFTDGEDEELKRKIGELFWSHAINTNCSAAHSRQALSCKMAVEYDKFIELGKKWFCHVDDDNYVNVRALLKQLSQYQHTQDVYIGKPSLDRPIEATERLGDNKMKPVNFWFATGGAGFCVSRGLALKMSPWASGGHFMNTAEKIRLPDDCTVGYIIESVLGVSLIRSNLFHSHLENLQQVSRSEIHKQITLSYGMFENKSNIINLKGAFTVEEDPSRFKSVHCLLYPDTLWCPPQVAF
- the lfng gene encoding beta-1,3-N-acetylglucosaminyltransferase lunatic fringe isoform X2; its protein translation is MLKNNAKKTAVSAGTAAALCLLMLVVAVRHHGARVAAESTGREETRSLPGDEDEAPAVEGAGHKGFSAYFGKLSRGRREAEKPAARSSGSAGDLATSPAEDIGPDDLFIAVKTTKKFHQPRLNLLLDTWISRSMQQTYIFTDGEDEELKRKIGSHAINTNCSAAHSRQALSCKMAVEYDKFIELGKKWFCHVDDDNYVNVRALLKQLSQYQHTQDVYIGKPSLDRPIEATERLGDNKMKPVNFWFATGGAGFCVSRGLALKMSPWASGGHFMNTAEKIRLPDDCTVGYIIESVLGVSLIRSNLFHSHLENLQQVSRSEIHKQITLSYGMFENKSNIINLKGAFTVEEDPSRFKSVHCLLYPDTLWCPPQVAF